From Bdellovibrio sp. KM01:
GAGCATTTGGGCGTGGTGGATTTTGAAGGTTTGTTGATCAAGCCGTTGCAGCTTTTCAAACAGCATCCGGAAATTTTAGAAAAAGTCCAAAGTCAGTTCTCTCAAGTCATGGTCGATGAGTTTCAGGATACGAATCGCATGCAAATGGATTTGATCCAGCAAATCGTTAAGCCTCACAGCAACATTACGGTTGTGGGTGACGACGATCAATCGATCTATGGTTGGCGTGGAGCCGAGATCAAAAACATTTTGAATTTTCCGCATGAGCACAAAAAATGTGAAGTCATTATGCTGGAGCGTAATTACCGTTCGTCGGGGGAAATCCTGGCGGTAGCCAATGCGGCGATCTCTAAAAATAAAAATCGTCACGGTAAAGTTCTGCGCGCTGAAGCCGCTAAAGACACGGGTGTTTTGCCGGAGGTCTTTATTCTGGAGCGCGAGGAAGATGAATGTGAATTCGTCGTTCAGGAAATCCAGCACTTCCTAAAAGAGGGTTATAGGCTGAAAGACTTTGCGGTTTTGTATCGATCCAACACGCAAGGTGGTTTGATCGAGGCTTCCTTAAGACGTGCCAATATTTCGTATAATATTTCCGGTGGGACTTCGATCTTTGATCGTAAAGAGATTAAAGACATCATGGCTTACTTAAAACAGTCATTCTCTCCGAATGAAGTTTCCCTTCGTCGTATTATCAATGTCCCTAATCGCGGGGTGGGTGATACGACGATTGAAAAGCTGACGGAGTTTTCGCAAAAACGCAGAGTCAGTTTCCTGGACGCTTGTCGTCTGTGGAGAGATGCCGAAATCCCGGAAAAAACGGGAGAGGCGATCGAAGACCTTTTGGGGTTCATCGAATATCTGCCAACGCATATTTTGGATTTCAGTGTCGGCTCGTCCCCAGGTGGTAAGCTTGTCGAGTTGTTCGATCAACTGGGATATAAAGAATACGTGATGAATACGGCGGCAGATCCGGCTTCTGCCGAGAAAAAGTGGATTGTGGTCGAAATCCTGGGGCGTATTTTAGATGCGTACTTGGGGCGTCGTGCTCATGAAGTTGAATACATCAAATCTTTCGTCGATTCGATGATGCTTCGAGAAGACCACAACGAAGAAGAAGATCAAAACAAAGTTCAGCTAATGACATTGCACGCCTCCAAAGGTTTGGAATTCCCTGTTGTTATTTTGGCGGGGATTGAGGAAGACCTTCTTCCACATAAAAACCTGGGCTCTGATATCGACGAAGAACGTCGTTTGTTCTATGTCGGTGTTACGCGCGCGAAAAACCGTCTGGTGATGTCTCGCTGTCAGCAACGTAAAAAGAACGGTGTGGTTCGTCCCTCAGTTCCCTCGCGCTTCTTGTTGGAAATCCCGACGGAACTTTACAAAGAATACCCATTGGGTGCTCGCCCGGTGAGTGGCCAAGCCCGCGACGACTTAGTCGCAAGCTTCTTATCAAAATTAGATAGTAAAATTGGAAAATAGACACCTTTTAGAATTCGCGGGGCGCTTCGAAGGTGTGTTCTTTTCCACTGATGGAAATTTTTAGTTTTCCCGCGTGCAGGAACATTCTGTCGGTTTTGTAAATCTCGGCGATGCGCTTATTGAATTTTGGGTCGCCGTAACGGGTGTCACCTAAGATCGCGTGTTTGGCGATGGCGGCGTGTTTACGGATTTGATGTTGGCGGCCCGTGAATAATCGAACCTCAATCAACGATGTGTACTGATCTGATTTAATAACTTTAAAATCCGTCCGTGCTTCCACGCGGTCCTTGGCAAGTCCTTGGGGATTGTTGCGCCCCTCGGCCTTGTCGGAAATCGGCGTGTTCCAGTTTTGCCAGTCTTCAGAGAGGGGC
This genomic window contains:
- a CDS encoding ATP-dependent helicase; this translates as MDWLKGLNPEQQKAVKHNFGPLLILAGAGSGKTTVLVSRTGRMISERVAQSSEICVLTFTNKAARELKHRVKQKLGGAGDGLWAGTFHSFGLQILRRFHKHAGLSPHFGIVDQTDCNAVLKELIKNIANSGKDKFDIDKILSMINDRRTGVAHTHEGFDEYHEMVEMLAPKFEKRLEHLGVVDFEGLLIKPLQLFKQHPEILEKVQSQFSQVMVDEFQDTNRMQMDLIQQIVKPHSNITVVGDDDQSIYGWRGAEIKNILNFPHEHKKCEVIMLERNYRSSGEILAVANAAISKNKNRHGKVLRAEAAKDTGVLPEVFILEREEDECEFVVQEIQHFLKEGYRLKDFAVLYRSNTQGGLIEASLRRANISYNISGGTSIFDRKEIKDIMAYLKQSFSPNEVSLRRIINVPNRGVGDTTIEKLTEFSQKRRVSFLDACRLWRDAEIPEKTGEAIEDLLGFIEYLPTHILDFSVGSSPGGKLVELFDQLGYKEYVMNTAADPASAEKKWIVVEILGRILDAYLGRRAHEVEYIKSFVDSMMLREDHNEEEDQNKVQLMTLHASKGLEFPVVILAGIEEDLLPHKNLGSDIDEERRLFYVGVTRAKNRLVMSRCQQRKKNGVVRPSVPSRFLLEIPTELYKEYPLGARPVSGQARDDLVASFLSKLDSKIGK
- a CDS encoding RluA family pseudouridine synthase, which gives rise to MTPLDIIARGEGWVVINKPPGVSVHNDPRDVVHILEKQLIPGTFEGIHPVHRLDKETSGLLLLALNTRMAKELAEQFQARTCEKYYYALLRGSMPLSEDWQNWNTPISDKAEGRNNPQGLAKDRVEARTDFKVIKSDQYTSLIEVRLFTGRQHQIRKHAAIAKHAILGDTRYGDPKFNKRIAEIYKTDRMFLHAGKLKISISGKEHTFEAPREF